A single genomic interval of Dehalogenimonas sp. THU2 harbors:
- a CDS encoding 2,3-bisphosphoglycerate-independent phosphoglycerate mutase: protein MADQLSLMRELSIKTDSKIVMVVLDGLGGLPHPDTGKTELETAVTPNLDALAQRSICGLSDPVMPGITPGSAPGHLGLFGYDPLDCLIGRGVLEALGIDFDLHDGDVAARGNLCTMDENGVITDRRAGRVSTEKSTELAALLNGMEIDGVKVIVEPVKDHRLVAVFRGDGLSDSVTDSDPQRIGFKPQHVEARIESANRMAGIANKFLEKATGLLSEHHTANGLLLRGFSHKPHFHGFKEIYKLDACAIASYPMYRGLAKVVGMTVVKTGSTLSDEIATLKENYGKFDYFFLHVKATDAAGEDGDFDRKVSALEDFDRMLPRITALEPDVLMITGDHSTPALIKGHSWHPVPAMVFGRYCRPDRVDEFNESACLSGGLGRLPACHLMPVAMANAMKLEKYGA, encoded by the coding sequence ATGGCGGATCAGTTATCGCTCATGCGGGAACTTTCGATCAAGACCGATAGCAAAATCGTGATGGTGGTGCTGGACGGCCTTGGAGGTCTGCCGCATCCGGACACCGGGAAAACGGAATTGGAGACCGCCGTTACTCCCAATCTGGATGCCTTAGCCCAAAGAAGCATTTGCGGTTTATCTGACCCGGTCATGCCCGGTATTACCCCCGGCAGCGCTCCGGGACACCTGGGGTTGTTCGGTTACGATCCGCTCGACTGTCTTATCGGCCGGGGTGTACTGGAAGCCCTGGGTATCGACTTTGACCTGCACGACGGGGACGTAGCCGCTCGCGGTAACCTCTGTACAATGGATGAGAACGGCGTCATCACTGATCGCCGCGCCGGGCGCGTCTCGACCGAAAAAAGTACAGAACTAGCGGCACTCCTGAATGGTATGGAAATCGATGGCGTTAAAGTCATCGTAGAACCGGTGAAAGATCATCGGCTGGTAGCCGTTTTTCGGGGTGATGGTCTCTCCGATTCTGTAACCGACTCGGATCCGCAGCGTATTGGGTTTAAACCGCAACATGTAGAAGCTCGAATTGAATCTGCGAATCGTATGGCCGGCATCGCCAACAAATTTCTGGAAAAAGCGACAGGTCTGCTATCTGAACATCACACGGCTAATGGGCTTTTACTACGAGGGTTTTCTCATAAACCGCATTTCCATGGCTTCAAGGAGATATACAAGCTCGACGCCTGCGCCATAGCCAGTTATCCGATGTATCGCGGTTTGGCAAAGGTCGTGGGTATGACAGTGGTCAAAACCGGTTCCACGCTTTCCGACGAGATCGCCACGCTCAAAGAAAATTACGGGAAGTTCGATTATTTTTTCTTGCACGTCAAGGCCACGGACGCGGCAGGAGAAGACGGGGACTTCGATCGCAAGGTCTCGGCACTCGAAGATTTCGACCGAATGTTGCCGCGAATCACCGCTTTAGAACCGGATGTTTTGATGATTACCGGTGACCATTCAACTCCGGCATTGATCAAGGGCCACAGTTGGCACCCGGTACCGGCAATGGTATTCGGTCGATATTGCAGGCCTGACCGTGTGGATGAATTCAATGAATCGGCTTGTTTGAGCGGCGGGTTGGGACGGCTACCGGCTTGCCATTTAATGCCGGTCGCCATGGCCAATGCTATGAAACTGGAGAAGTACGGCGCATGA